A genomic window from Oculatellaceae cyanobacterium includes:
- a CDS encoding glycosyltransferase family 4 protein, producing MRKISLVVSDLSGGGSIRAFLLAEVIKKLNYEVEVVGFLFGKEMYTIPPSDIKIFSVVGKNYPNFLLESQKILRQIDGDIIYAIKPKPTSFGLSLLKKISSNRPVILDMDDWELSWYGGDNWKYRPKLKQLAKDILKKDGALRFPDHPLYLKWMESLVANADAITIDTQFLEERFGGVYLPNGKDTSLFDPQKYDQQSSKKRYGLSDYQILMFPGAPRSHKGVEDVLMALDQLNRPSLKLVIVGGSPYDNYDDQLMQKWGRWIIKLPRCPVEVMPEVLSAADIIVVPQRDHPTSRAQFPLKLTDGMAMAKPVLSTKVGDIPEILGGTGYLVEPSSPTQIAEKIDWIFKNLATANETGKSARKRCIELYSLKQMATILSQVISNLDAKCYST from the coding sequence ATGAGAAAAATTTCTTTGGTTGTAAGTGATTTGTCGGGAGGTGGTTCTATCCGAGCTTTTTTGTTAGCTGAAGTTATAAAAAAGTTAAATTATGAAGTCGAGGTGGTCGGATTTTTATTCGGCAAAGAAATGTATACAATTCCGCCATCGGATATTAAAATTTTTTCGGTAGTTGGGAAAAATTATCCTAATTTTTTGTTAGAATCTCAGAAAATTTTGAGACAAATAGATGGAGATATTATTTATGCAATTAAGCCAAAGCCTACCAGCTTTGGTTTGTCCCTACTTAAAAAAATCAGCAGCAATCGTCCTGTAATTTTAGATATGGATGATTGGGAATTAAGCTGGTATGGAGGAGATAACTGGAAGTATCGCCCAAAGTTAAAGCAGTTAGCTAAAGATATCTTAAAAAAAGATGGCGCGTTGAGATTTCCAGATCATCCTTTATATCTCAAGTGGATGGAAAGCTTAGTAGCAAATGCGGATGCGATAACTATAGATACTCAGTTTCTAGAAGAACGTTTTGGCGGTGTCTATTTACCTAATGGGAAAGATACCTCATTATTTGATCCTCAAAAGTATGATCAACAGTCAAGTAAAAAGCGTTATGGACTTTCGGATTATCAAATTTTAATGTTTCCAGGTGCGCCGCGATCGCACAAAGGAGTAGAAGATGTTTTAATGGCGCTAGATCAGCTTAATCGACCCTCTTTAAAACTGGTAATTGTGGGTGGAAGTCCTTACGACAACTATGACGATCAACTCATGCAAAAATGGGGGCGTTGGATTATTAAGCTACCCAGGTGTCCAGTTGAAGTAATGCCAGAAGTGCTATCTGCTGCGGATATTATAGTTGTTCCCCAACGAGATCATCCAACTTCTAGGGCGCAGTTTCCCTTAAAGCTAACAGATGGTATGGCAATGGCAAAGCCAGTTTTGTCTACAAAAGTAGGAGATATTCCAGAAATTTTAGGTGGAACTGGTTATTTAGTCGAACCTAGTTCTCCAACGCAGATTGCAGAAAAAATTGACTGGATATTTAAAAATTTGGCAACCGCAAATGAAACCGGAAAGTCAGCACGGAAAAGATGTATTGAGTTATACAGCCTTAAACAAATGGCAACTATACTTTCACAAGTGATCTCTAATTTAGATGCCAAGTGTTATAGTACTTAA
- a CDS encoding polysaccharide pyruvyl transferase family protein: MKLHYFKGFKNFGDELNPWLWQQLLPGVFDEDESTIFVGIGTLLNTSLPKANKTIVFGAGVGYCSGPPKVNDSWKIYCVRGPLSAKVLGISEQLALTDGAILLRRLFKSTGKKLHRFAYMPHASHANYSNQSWQLICKRLGFGYIDPRSSIEKVLTAISETEILLTEAMHGAIVADALRVPWIPIRTTPEILAFKWQDWCASMNLEYQPKYLLPVWDISNKTNKAGVVRYGIKKQLSTIHLTIIANTSQPLLSNDAHLEKLTVAMEENLEKFKYDLAKGLFQPN, encoded by the coding sequence ATGAAATTACATTATTTTAAAGGGTTTAAAAATTTTGGGGACGAGCTTAATCCTTGGTTATGGCAGCAATTACTTCCAGGCGTGTTTGATGAGGATGAAAGTACTATATTTGTAGGCATAGGTACTTTACTGAATACTTCTTTACCAAAAGCCAATAAAACAATAGTTTTTGGTGCTGGTGTAGGTTATTGTTCAGGCCCACCTAAAGTAAATGATTCTTGGAAGATTTATTGCGTTAGAGGCCCCTTATCTGCAAAGGTATTAGGTATTTCAGAGCAATTAGCACTGACAGACGGAGCAATTCTGCTGAGAAGATTATTTAAATCTACTGGCAAAAAATTACATCGCTTCGCATATATGCCCCATGCTAGTCATGCTAATTATAGTAATCAATCTTGGCAATTAATTTGTAAGCGGCTAGGATTTGGATATATTGACCCACGTTCCTCTATTGAAAAAGTATTAACTGCTATTAGTGAAACAGAAATTTTACTAACCGAAGCCATGCACGGCGCTATTGTTGCAGATGCACTCCGAGTACCTTGGATTCCGATTCGCACCACCCCAGAAATTTTAGCTTTCAAATGGCAAGATTGGTGTGCTTCTATGAACTTAGAATATCAACCTAAATACTTGTTGCCAGTTTGGGATATTTCTAACAAAACTAATAAAGCTGGTGTAGTTCGCTATGGGATTAAGAAACAACTATCTACTATCCACCTTACCATTATTGCTAACACTTCTCAACCGCTCTTAAGCAATGATGCCCATCTCGAAAAATTGACGGTAGCGATGGAAGAAAACCTAGAAAAATTTAAGTATGATTTAGCTAAAGGTTTGTTTCAGCCAAATTAA
- a CDS encoding ABC transporter ATP-binding protein — protein sequence MSLKQLIFPFAKRYPIWILSSILLGFSGAVFNGISTALIVPVVFSFLGQKINFKGAAPILEKLIFIFNNNILIITTVILVLIILKNITTYTATIVSSSLRRKITTDLREAGLKLLLEVDLDFFAHRRVGDLINRLSGEVGRTASAITTVVQLIIIAITILVFVGLLLAISWKLTVASTLLLTLVALINQYAIYRSKYFGKRLTEMSKAYSIRVLETLSGIRLVKATANEQREYEKIKTLIRDREEADFKSQLNSASIAPISEVSGIFSLLAIVFLGRLFFVEQIESLSTVLLTYLLVLFRLLPVISQLNSARSSLANASASIEVVKDFLRIENKPIMKNGTVAYKLLHKKIQFNQVSFAYPNHQDLVLKDVNLSLPCGKTLALVGASGAGKSTLADLLPRFYDPISGDITIDGIDIRDFDLKTLRKGMGIVSQDTFLFNDSVRNNIAYPRPDATEEEIITAAKRANAYEFIVKLPQGLETPIGDRGVLLSGGQRQRLAIARALLQDPDILILDEATSALDTVSERLVQAAIEEVSRDRTTLVIAHRLSTVQTAHQIAVLDKGCVVEIGTHEELLNKGGYYARLYEVQFADQHQGMLNRNEQLWSRFSYEVRTRLNPVIGFLQLLSDDLVDSPKEQIELTEEAYNSALRLVESLDLLEKNSQSN from the coding sequence ATGTCGCTAAAGCAGTTAATATTTCCCTTTGCTAAACGCTATCCTATTTGGATTTTATCAAGTATCCTTTTAGGATTTTCTGGCGCTGTTTTTAACGGCATTAGTACTGCCCTAATTGTTCCAGTAGTTTTCAGTTTTCTAGGTCAAAAAATTAACTTTAAAGGCGCTGCACCTATTTTAGAAAAGTTAATATTTATTTTTAATAATAATATTTTAATAATTACTACCGTAATTTTAGTGTTAATTATTTTAAAAAATATTACTACCTATACTGCAACAATTGTATCAAGCTCTCTCAGGCGTAAGATAACAACAGATTTACGTGAGGCAGGACTAAAACTATTATTAGAAGTAGACTTGGATTTTTTCGCGCATCGCCGAGTCGGTGATTTAATTAATCGCCTAAGTGGGGAAGTGGGAAGAACAGCTTCAGCAATTACAACAGTTGTTCAACTGATAATTATTGCAATAACAATTCTGGTATTTGTAGGGCTTTTGTTGGCAATTTCATGGAAGTTAACTGTAGCTTCAACACTACTCCTAACTTTAGTAGCGTTAATAAATCAGTACGCAATTTATCGTTCTAAATATTTTGGTAAACGCCTTACGGAAATGTCTAAAGCTTATTCGATTAGAGTGCTAGAAACTTTAAGTGGAATTCGCTTGGTTAAGGCAACAGCAAATGAACAGAGAGAATATGAAAAAATTAAAACATTGATTCGCGATCGCGAGGAAGCAGATTTTAAATCTCAGCTAAACTCTGCATCTATTGCGCCAATAAGTGAGGTTAGTGGCATTTTTTCGCTTTTAGCCATTGTTTTTCTGGGTAGGCTATTTTTTGTTGAGCAAATAGAGTCGCTTTCTACAGTCCTTCTGACTTATTTATTAGTGCTTTTTAGACTCCTACCTGTTATTTCCCAATTAAATTCTGCTCGGAGTAGTTTGGCTAATGCTTCAGCAAGTATAGAAGTAGTAAAAGACTTCTTGCGGATTGAGAATAAGCCAATTATGAAAAATGGTACTGTTGCTTATAAATTATTACATAAAAAAATTCAATTTAATCAGGTATCATTTGCCTATCCCAACCATCAAGATTTGGTTTTAAAAGATGTCAATTTATCGTTGCCTTGTGGTAAAACTTTAGCTTTAGTGGGAGCTTCTGGTGCTGGAAAATCAACGTTAGCAGATCTTTTACCTCGATTTTATGACCCGATAAGTGGCGACATTACTATTGATGGTATTGATATTAGAGATTTTGATCTGAAAACTTTGAGAAAGGGGATGGGAATTGTTAGCCAAGATACGTTTTTATTTAATGATTCAGTGCGAAATAACATTGCTTATCCGCGACCTGATGCAACAGAAGAGGAAATAATTACGGCGGCGAAGCGAGCAAATGCTTATGAATTTATTGTCAAGCTACCACAAGGATTAGAAACACCCATTGGCGATCGCGGCGTGCTGTTATCTGGTGGTCAGCGCCAACGTTTAGCGATCGCCCGCGCACTCCTACAAGATCCTGATATCTTAATTCTAGATGAAGCTACCAGCGCATTAGATACTGTTTCTGAGAGATTGGTACAAGCTGCAATTGAAGAAGTGAGTCGCGATCGCACTACCTTAGTAATTGCTCACCGTCTTTCAACTGTGCAAACAGCACATCAAATTGCTGTCCTTGACAAAGGGTGTGTAGTAGAAATTGGTACACATGAAGAACTATTAAATAAAGGTGGTTACTATGCCAGATTGTACGAAGTACAATTTGCCGATCAGCATCAAGGTATGCTGAACCGTAATGAGCAATTATGGAGTCGTTTTTCTTATGAAGTACGCACACGCCTCAACCCAGTGATTGGTTTCCTACAGCTACTCTCTGATGATTTGGTAGATAGTCCTAAAGAACAAATTGAATTAACAGAAGAAGCTTATAATTCTGCTCTGCGTTTGGTTGAAAGTTTAGATTTATTAGAAAAAAATTCTCAAAGTAATTGA
- a CDS encoding glycosyltransferase — translation MKKHYIFFINDFLPKPGAHLVQIAHLANAAANLGYSSVLVYLRKGGETINPLDWIYPFRPQKPDEQLTQFFNFQENIQVVSLPVPFEQSKSKWTNSNTLACKYYFPFHILPHTQIVHTRNWNFVKAAVKHGIPAIYERDHYEKKQYEPEIVNNPLFQLAVTVADTVSEDMIKNGIPPEKIIKLHNGFNQLFFFRQPEKAAEWRKQLLTNERQHLVVYSGELHKFKGVDLLLEVAQQLPTVQFVLAGGPELKLIAYQQLVRQHQITNMTFLGYLPHNQLASLLQAADVLVYPHTNGEAATFTSPMKLFDYIAAGVPIIATEIPPLQEFKSKNVVTYWCEPDNIQQFIQGLQHILEKYPRPDQTYINSIDIIQQYSWENRISNIISNIDESLRPQIVS, via the coding sequence ATGAAAAAACACTATATCTTTTTCATCAATGATTTTTTGCCAAAACCAGGCGCTCATTTAGTACAAATTGCTCATTTAGCTAATGCTGCGGCTAATCTAGGTTATTCAAGTGTTTTAGTTTACCTACGAAAAGGAGGAGAAACTATTAACCCCCTAGATTGGATTTATCCGTTTCGACCCCAAAAACCAGATGAGCAACTAACCCAATTTTTCAATTTTCAAGAAAACATACAAGTTGTTTCACTGCCAGTGCCTTTTGAACAATCAAAAAGCAAATGGACTAACTCTAATACTCTTGCTTGTAAATATTACTTTCCCTTTCATATCCTGCCTCATACCCAAATTGTCCACACTAGAAACTGGAACTTTGTTAAAGCTGCGGTTAAACATGGCATTCCAGCTATTTATGAGCGAGATCACTACGAAAAAAAACAATATGAGCCAGAAATTGTTAATAACCCTTTATTCCAATTAGCTGTAACAGTAGCAGACACAGTAAGTGAAGACATGATTAAAAATGGTATTCCACCGGAGAAGATTATTAAACTTCATAATGGATTCAACCAATTATTTTTTTTCAGACAACCAGAAAAAGCTGCTGAATGGCGCAAACAACTCCTCACCAATGAACGGCAACATTTAGTTGTATATTCAGGAGAATTACATAAATTTAAAGGAGTTGATCTACTCCTAGAAGTTGCCCAACAATTGCCAACAGTTCAATTTGTCTTAGCAGGTGGCCCAGAATTAAAGCTAATAGCTTACCAGCAATTAGTCAGGCAGCACCAAATTACAAATATGACATTTTTAGGCTATCTTCCTCACAATCAGTTAGCCAGCTTGCTACAAGCTGCTGATGTTTTAGTATATCCCCATACTAACGGAGAAGCTGCTACCTTTACTTCTCCTATGAAGTTATTTGATTATATAGCAGCAGGAGTTCCCATTATTGCTACTGAAATTCCCCCCTTGCAAGAATTTAAATCTAAAAATGTAGTAACCTACTGGTGTGAGCCAGATAACATACAGCAGTTTATCCAAGGCTTACAACATATCTTGGAAAAATATCCGCGTCCAGATCAAACTTATATTAATAGTATTGACATAATTCAGCAATATTCTTGGGAAAATAGAATTTCTAATATTATCAGCAATATAGACGAGTCTTTACGTCCCCAAATAGTTAGTTAA